The proteins below come from a single Streptomyces sp. MRC013 genomic window:
- a CDS encoding metallopeptidase family protein: MDSAGPPRPTEPRPRRRDRHGRGMRGPVAPPQVPLSATRADTFRDLVQDSVERLERLWPQLGEVDFMVLEVPAAQDDSVPLGSSAPATRDRHARVIVYRRPVELRAKGRDERALLVHEVVVEQVAELLGLAPESVDPRYGQD; encoded by the coding sequence ATGGACAGCGCAGGCCCACCCCGCCCGACCGAGCCGCGACCGCGCCGCCGTGATCGCCACGGCCGGGGGATGCGCGGCCCCGTGGCACCGCCCCAGGTCCCCCTGTCCGCCACGCGGGCGGACACCTTCCGCGACCTGGTGCAGGACTCCGTCGAACGGCTGGAACGGCTCTGGCCCCAGCTCGGCGAGGTCGACTTCATGGTGCTGGAGGTGCCGGCGGCTCAGGACGACTCCGTGCCGCTGGGCAGCTCGGCACCGGCGACGCGCGACCGGCACGCGCGCGTGATCGTGTACCGGCGGCCCGTGGAGCTGCGGGCCAAGGGCCGGGACGAGCGGGCGCTGCTGGTGCACGAGGTCGTGGTGGAGCAGGTCGCCGAGCTGCTGGGCCTGGCGCCCGAGTCGGTGGACCCGCGCTACGGGCAGGACTGA
- the ahcY gene encoding adenosylhomocysteinase — protein sequence MTTVDNRQDFKVADLSLAEFGRKEITLAEHEMPGLMAIREEYADSRPLAGARITGSLHMTVQTAVLIETLVALGARVRWASCNIFSTQDHAAAAVAVGPGGTPDEPRGVPVFAWKGETLEEYWWCTEQALTWPDSPTGGPNMILDDGGDATLLVHKGVEFEKAGQAPDPSTADSEEYAHILRLLGRTLAENPQKWTRLASEIRGVTEETTTGVHRLYEMHRDGTLLFPAINVNDAVTKSKFDNKYGCRHSLVDGINRATDVLIGGKVAVVCGYGDVGKGCAESLRGQGARVIVTEIDPICALQAAMDGYQVTTLDEVVETADIFITTTGNRDIIMASDMVRMKHQAIVGNIGHFDNEIDMAGLAKIPGIVKDEVKPQVHTWTFPDGKKIIVLSEGRLLNLGNATGHPSFVMSNSFADQTLAQIELYTKPEQYPTDVYVLPKHLDEKVARLHLDALGVKLTTLRPEQAEYIGVEVEGPYKPDHYRY from the coding sequence ATGACCACTGTCGACAACCGGCAGGACTTCAAGGTCGCCGACCTCTCCCTGGCCGAGTTCGGCCGCAAGGAGATCACCCTCGCCGAGCACGAGATGCCCGGCCTGATGGCGATCCGCGAGGAGTACGCCGACTCCCGGCCGCTGGCCGGCGCCCGCATCACCGGCTCCCTGCACATGACCGTGCAGACCGCCGTCCTCATCGAGACCCTCGTCGCCCTCGGCGCCCGCGTCCGCTGGGCCTCCTGCAACATCTTCTCCACCCAGGACCACGCCGCCGCCGCCGTCGCCGTCGGCCCCGGCGGCACCCCGGACGAGCCCAGGGGCGTCCCCGTCTTCGCCTGGAAGGGCGAGACGCTGGAGGAGTACTGGTGGTGCACCGAGCAGGCTCTGACCTGGCCCGACAGCCCCACCGGCGGCCCCAACATGATCCTCGACGACGGCGGTGACGCCACCCTCCTCGTCCACAAGGGCGTCGAGTTCGAGAAGGCCGGCCAGGCCCCGGACCCGTCCACCGCGGACAGCGAGGAGTACGCCCACATCCTGCGCCTCCTGGGCCGCACCCTCGCCGAGAACCCGCAGAAGTGGACCCGCCTCGCCTCCGAGATCCGCGGTGTCACCGAGGAGACCACCACGGGCGTCCACCGCCTGTACGAGATGCACCGCGACGGCACGCTGCTCTTCCCGGCGATCAACGTCAACGACGCCGTCACCAAGTCGAAGTTCGACAACAAGTACGGCTGCCGCCACTCCCTCGTCGACGGCATCAACCGCGCCACCGACGTCCTCATCGGCGGCAAGGTCGCCGTCGTCTGCGGCTACGGCGACGTGGGCAAGGGCTGCGCCGAGTCCCTGCGCGGCCAGGGCGCCCGCGTCATCGTCACCGAGATCGACCCCATCTGCGCCCTCCAGGCCGCGATGGACGGCTACCAGGTCACCACCCTCGACGAGGTCGTCGAGACCGCCGACATCTTCATCACCACCACCGGCAACCGCGACATCATCATGGCCTCGGACATGGTCAGGATGAAGCACCAGGCGATCGTCGGGAACATCGGCCACTTCGACAACGAGATCGACATGGCCGGCCTCGCGAAGATCCCCGGTATCGTCAAGGACGAGGTCAAGCCGCAGGTGCACACCTGGACCTTCCCCGACGGCAAGAAGATCATCGTCCTGTCCGAGGGCCGCCTGCTCAACCTGGGCAACGCCACCGGCCACCCCTCCTTCGTCATGTCCAACTCGTTCGCGGACCAGACCCTGGCCCAGATCGAGCTCTACACGAAGCCGGAGCAGTACCCCACCGACGTGTACGTCCTGCCCAAGCACCTCGACGAGAAGGTCGCCCGCCTCCACCTGGACGCACTCGGCGTCAAGCTCACCACGCTCCGCCCGGAGCAGGCCGAGTACATCGGCGTCGAGGTCGAAGGCCCCTACAAGCCGGACCACTACCGCTACTGA
- a CDS encoding cation diffusion facilitator family transporter, whose amino-acid sequence MSASGGTKAIVAALAANLAIAASKFVAFVFSGSSSMLAESVHSLADSGNQGLLLLGGKKARREATPQHPFGYGRERYIYAFLVSIVLFSVGGMFALYEGYEKIKDPHEIEAWYWPVGVLVFAIVAEAFSFRTAIKESNELRGKRSWKDFVRTAKAPELPVVLLEDLGALVGLVLALVGVSLALVTGNGVWDGIGTLCIGVLLILIAVVLAAETKSLLLGEAAGLDEVDRIKESLVDGTTVTGIIHMRTLHLGPEELLVAAKIAVQHDETAAQVAAAIDAAEERIRAAVPIARVIYLEPDILRTAR is encoded by the coding sequence ATGAGCGCGTCAGGCGGAACCAAGGCGATCGTGGCGGCACTCGCCGCCAACCTCGCGATCGCCGCGAGCAAATTCGTGGCGTTCGTCTTCAGCGGTTCGTCATCGATGCTCGCCGAGTCGGTGCACTCCCTCGCCGACTCCGGCAACCAGGGGCTCCTCCTCCTCGGCGGCAAGAAGGCCAGGCGCGAGGCGACCCCCCAGCACCCCTTCGGCTACGGACGCGAGCGCTACATCTACGCCTTCCTCGTCTCCATCGTCCTCTTCTCCGTCGGCGGCATGTTCGCCCTGTACGAGGGCTACGAGAAGATCAAGGACCCTCACGAGATCGAGGCCTGGTACTGGCCCGTCGGCGTCCTCGTCTTCGCGATCGTCGCCGAGGCGTTCTCCTTCCGCACCGCCATCAAGGAGTCCAACGAACTCCGCGGCAAGCGCTCCTGGAAGGACTTCGTCCGCACCGCCAAGGCCCCCGAGCTGCCCGTCGTGCTCCTGGAGGACCTCGGCGCCCTCGTCGGCCTGGTCCTCGCCCTCGTCGGCGTCAGCCTCGCCCTCGTCACCGGCAACGGCGTCTGGGACGGCATCGGCACCCTCTGCATCGGCGTCCTGCTGATCCTGATCGCCGTCGTCCTCGCCGCCGAGACCAAGTCGCTCCTGCTGGGCGAGGCCGCCGGACTCGACGAGGTGGACAGGATCAAGGAGTCCCTCGTCGACGGCACCACCGTCACCGGCATCATCCACATGCGCACGCTCCACCTCGGCCCCGAGGAACTCCTCGTGGCCGCCAAGATCGCCGTCCAGCACGACGAGACCGCCGCCCAGGTCGCCGCCGCGATCGACGCCGCGGAGGAGCGCATCCGCGCCGCCGTCCCCATCGCCCGGGTCATCTACCTGGAGCCCGACATCCTCCGCACCGCCCGCTGA
- the manA gene encoding mannose-6-phosphate isomerase, class I: MDRLSTTVRPYAWGSTTAIPELLGTAPTGEPQAEMWMGAHPGAPSRLTRPTPGGDREQPLGDVIAADPARELGPATVARFGPRLPFLLKILAAGAPLSLQVHPDPDQARVGYAAEEHAGIPLDAPHRNYKDPHHKPELICALTPFEGFCGFRRPVETADLLAALDVDSLKPYVDLLHAHPEDAALREVLTAVLTADPGAVAATVDEAAAACARLGGTHAPYATLAHHFPGDPGVLAALLLNHVRLQPGEALYLGAGVPHSYLGGLGVEIMANSDNVLRCGLTPKHIDVPELLRVVRFEAGDPGVLRPEASPSGEEVYETPVDEFRPSRYVRPQDAAPADLTAPTPQILLATAGAPRVGDLTLAPGHSVFVPAGESVGLSGGGTLFRATAVA; the protein is encoded by the coding sequence ATGGACCGCCTCTCCACCACCGTCCGCCCCTACGCCTGGGGCTCGACGACGGCCATCCCGGAACTGCTCGGCACCGCCCCCACCGGCGAGCCCCAGGCCGAGATGTGGATGGGCGCCCACCCGGGCGCACCCTCCCGCCTCACCCGCCCCACTCCCGGAGGCGACCGCGAACAGCCCCTCGGCGACGTCATCGCCGCCGACCCCGCCCGGGAGCTGGGCCCCGCCACCGTCGCCAGGTTCGGCCCGCGCCTGCCCTTCCTCCTCAAGATCCTCGCCGCGGGCGCGCCCCTCTCCCTCCAGGTCCACCCCGACCCCGACCAGGCCCGGGTCGGCTACGCCGCCGAGGAACACGCCGGCATCCCCCTCGACGCGCCCCACCGCAACTACAAGGACCCCCACCACAAGCCCGAGCTCATCTGCGCACTCACCCCCTTCGAGGGCTTCTGCGGCTTCCGTCGCCCCGTCGAGACCGCCGACCTCCTCGCCGCCCTCGACGTCGACTCCCTCAAGCCGTACGTGGACCTGCTCCACGCCCACCCCGAGGACGCGGCCCTCCGCGAGGTGCTCACCGCGGTCCTCACCGCCGACCCCGGCGCCGTCGCCGCCACCGTCGACGAGGCCGCCGCCGCCTGCGCCCGCCTCGGCGGCACCCACGCCCCGTACGCCACCCTCGCCCACCACTTCCCCGGCGACCCCGGCGTCCTCGCCGCCCTGCTCCTCAACCACGTGCGGCTCCAGCCCGGCGAAGCCCTCTACCTCGGCGCCGGCGTGCCCCACTCCTACCTCGGCGGCCTCGGCGTCGAGATCATGGCCAACTCCGACAACGTCCTGCGCTGCGGCCTCACCCCCAAGCACATCGACGTCCCCGAACTCCTCCGCGTCGTCCGCTTCGAAGCCGGCGACCCCGGCGTCCTGCGCCCCGAGGCCTCCCCTTCCGGCGAGGAGGTGTACGAGACGCCCGTCGACGAGTTCCGCCCCTCCCGGTACGTGCGCCCCCAGGACGCCGCCCCCGCCGACCTGACCGCCCCGACCCCGCAGATCCTCCTCGCCACCGCCGGCGCCCCGCGCGTCGGCGACCTCACCCTCGCCCCCGGCCACTCCGTCTTCGTACCCGCCGGGGAGAGCGTCGGACTGTCGGGCGGGGGCACCCTCTTCAGGGCGACGGCGGTGGCCTGA
- a CDS encoding SIS domain-containing protein codes for MFDESLLDDPEALARADRRGLLRGAAEAGARVRTAARHATEAGVADLRSEGRPRTVLVAGTGTAATGAADLIAALAGASAPVTRLHPTGVAPAAGALRWALPGWAGSVDLLLVPTNDGSEPGLVTLAEQAYRRGVTVVAVAPRHSLIAEAVGNTHGLVVPMATAPREPYGEPQAAGPGALWALFTPLLALLDRVGLFTAPADALEKAADRLDRTAERCGPAVATYANPAKTLAAELSDALPLIWTEGAAAAPVGRRFAAVLAELAGRPALAAELPEALAAHSGLLAGDFAGGADPDDFFRDRVEDPQALHARAVLLRDRPADVGGLTAAPAARELALGHDTPVSELEPEEGGALEALAELLAVTDFAACYLALASGRRL; via the coding sequence ATGTTCGACGAGTCGCTGCTCGACGATCCCGAGGCACTGGCCCGAGCGGACCGCCGCGGCCTCCTGCGCGGCGCCGCCGAGGCCGGCGCCCGGGTCCGCACCGCCGCCCGGCACGCGACCGAGGCCGGCGTCGCCGACCTCCGGTCGGAGGGCCGCCCCCGCACCGTCCTCGTCGCCGGCACCGGCACGGCGGCCACCGGGGCCGCCGACCTGATCGCGGCCCTCGCCGGGGCCTCCGCACCCGTCACCCGGCTGCACCCCACCGGCGTCGCCCCGGCGGCGGGCGCGCTCCGCTGGGCGCTCCCGGGCTGGGCCGGCTCCGTCGACCTGCTGCTCGTCCCGACCAACGACGGCTCCGAACCCGGCCTCGTCACCCTCGCCGAGCAGGCGTACCGCCGCGGTGTCACCGTCGTCGCCGTCGCCCCGCGGCACTCGCTGATCGCGGAGGCCGTCGGCAACACCCACGGCCTCGTCGTCCCCATGGCGACCGCGCCCCGCGAGCCGTACGGCGAACCGCAGGCCGCCGGTCCCGGCGCGCTGTGGGCGCTGTTCACCCCGCTCCTCGCCCTCCTCGACCGCGTCGGCCTGTTCACGGCCCCCGCCGACGCGCTGGAGAAGGCAGCCGACCGCCTCGACCGCACCGCCGAACGCTGCGGCCCCGCCGTCGCCACGTACGCCAACCCGGCCAAGACCCTCGCCGCCGAACTCTCCGACGCGCTGCCCCTGATCTGGACCGAGGGCGCCGCCGCCGCTCCCGTGGGCCGCCGCTTCGCCGCCGTCCTCGCCGAACTCGCCGGCCGCCCCGCCCTCGCCGCGGAACTCCCCGAGGCGCTCGCCGCCCACAGCGGCCTCCTCGCCGGCGACTTCGCCGGGGGCGCCGACCCCGACGACTTCTTCCGCGACCGCGTCGAGGACCCGCAGGCGCTGCACGCCCGCGCCGTACTGCTCCGCGACCGCCCCGCCGACGTCGGCGGCCTCACCGCCGCCCCCGCCGCCCGCGAACTGGCCCTCGGCCACGACACGCCCGTCAGCGAGCTGGAACCCGAGGAGGGCGGCGCCCTCGAAGCCCTCGCCGAACTCCTCGCCGTCACCGACTTCGCCGCCTGTTACCTCGCCCTGGCCTCCGGCCGGCGCCTCTGA
- a CDS encoding stage II sporulation protein M, whose product MDLDVYVTAHRAEWDRLDHLLGRGRRLTGAEADELVALYQRTATHLSAVQSTAPDPALTARLTRLVARARAAVTGTRRASWHDAARFLTAGFPAAVYRARHWWIPTAVLSTLVAAAIGWWIGTHPEVQAAIAAPDELRRLTGPGGEYETYYSSHPAASFAAQVWTNNARAAAMCLVLGAFLGVPVLWVLFLNMLNLGIGIGLMSSAGRLDTFLGLVLPHGLLELTAVFVAAGTGLRLGWTVIDPGPHSRRTALARQGRAAIGMAIGLALVLLVSGAIEGFVTPSGLPTWGRITIGVVAEAAFLAYVYVLGGRAARAGEAGDVESADRSAELPTAA is encoded by the coding sequence ATGGACCTCGACGTCTACGTCACCGCCCACCGCGCCGAGTGGGACCGCCTGGACCACCTCCTGGGCCGCGGCCGCCGACTGACCGGTGCCGAGGCGGACGAACTGGTCGCGCTGTACCAGCGCACCGCGACCCATCTCTCCGCCGTCCAGAGCACCGCGCCCGACCCGGCGCTCACGGCCCGGCTCACCCGGCTCGTCGCCCGCGCCCGCGCCGCCGTGACCGGCACCCGCCGCGCCTCCTGGCACGACGCCGCCCGCTTCCTCACCGCCGGATTCCCCGCCGCGGTCTACCGCGCACGCCACTGGTGGATCCCCACTGCGGTCCTCTCCACCCTCGTGGCCGCGGCCATCGGCTGGTGGATCGGCACGCACCCCGAGGTCCAGGCCGCCATCGCCGCCCCCGACGAGCTGCGTCGGCTGACCGGCCCCGGCGGCGAGTACGAGACGTACTACTCCAGCCATCCGGCCGCCTCCTTCGCCGCCCAGGTCTGGACGAACAACGCGCGGGCCGCCGCCATGTGCCTGGTCCTCGGAGCCTTCCTCGGCGTGCCGGTGCTGTGGGTCCTCTTCCTCAACATGCTCAACCTCGGCATCGGCATCGGCCTCATGTCCTCCGCGGGACGCCTCGACACCTTCCTCGGCCTGGTCCTGCCGCACGGCCTGCTGGAGCTGACGGCCGTCTTCGTCGCCGCCGGTACGGGCCTCCGCCTCGGCTGGACGGTCATCGACCCGGGGCCCCACTCACGCCGCACGGCCCTCGCCCGGCAGGGCCGCGCCGCGATCGGCATGGCCATCGGCCTGGCCCTGGTCCTTCTCGTCTCCGGCGCCATCGAGGGCTTCGTGACCCCCTCCGGCCTTCCCACCTGGGGCCGGATCACCATCGGAGTCGTGGCCGAGGCCGCCTTCCTCGCGTACGTGTACGTGCTCGGCGGCCGGGCGGCCCGGGCCGGCGAGGCGGGCGACGTGGAGTCCGCCGACCGCAGCGCGGAGCTGCCCACCGCCGCCTGA
- a CDS encoding phosphomannomutase/phosphoglucomutase, protein MTADLSQIVKAYDVRGVVPDQWDEALAELFGAAFVQVTRADAIVVGHDMRPSSPGLSGAFARGAAARGADVTLIGLCSTDQLYFASGHLDLPGAMFTASHNPARYNGIKMCRAGAAPVGRDSGLADIRALVETWRDSGAPAPVATPGEITETDTLAAYAQHLRSLVDLSAVRPLKVVVDAGNGMGGHTVPTVFEGLPLTLVPMYFELDGTFPNHEANPLDPANIVDLRQRVRAEGADLGLAFDGDADRCFVVDERGEPVPPSAITALVAARELAKHPGGTVIHNLITSQSVPEVVRENGGTPVRTRVGHSFIKAEMARTGAIFGGEHSAHYYFRDFWNADTGMLAALHVLAALGGQEGTLSALVAEYDRYAASGEINSTVADQAASTAAVRGAFASRAGVTTDELDGLTVSGDDWWFNLRPSNTEPLLRLNVEARDEATMAKVRDEVLSLVRA, encoded by the coding sequence GTGACTGCTGATCTGTCGCAGATCGTCAAGGCGTACGACGTCCGCGGAGTGGTGCCGGATCAGTGGGACGAGGCGCTCGCCGAGCTGTTCGGCGCGGCCTTCGTCCAGGTGACCCGGGCCGACGCGATCGTCGTCGGCCACGACATGCGCCCGTCGTCCCCCGGCCTGTCGGGCGCCTTCGCGCGCGGGGCCGCCGCCCGGGGCGCCGACGTCACCCTCATCGGCCTGTGCTCCACCGACCAGCTGTACTTCGCCTCCGGCCACCTCGACCTGCCCGGCGCCATGTTCACCGCGTCGCACAACCCGGCCCGGTACAACGGCATCAAGATGTGCCGCGCCGGCGCCGCCCCCGTCGGCCGGGACAGCGGCCTCGCCGACATCCGCGCCCTCGTCGAGACGTGGCGGGACTCCGGGGCCCCCGCCCCGGTCGCCACCCCCGGCGAGATCACCGAGACGGACACCCTGGCCGCCTACGCGCAGCACCTGAGGTCCCTGGTCGACCTCTCCGCCGTCCGCCCCCTGAAGGTCGTCGTCGACGCGGGCAACGGCATGGGCGGCCACACGGTCCCCACCGTCTTCGAGGGCCTGCCCCTGACGCTGGTCCCGATGTACTTCGAACTGGACGGCACGTTCCCCAACCACGAGGCCAACCCGCTCGACCCGGCCAACATCGTCGACCTCCGGCAGCGCGTCCGCGCCGAGGGTGCCGACCTGGGCCTGGCCTTCGACGGCGACGCCGACCGCTGCTTCGTCGTGGACGAGCGGGGCGAGCCCGTCCCCCCGTCCGCGATCACCGCGCTGGTCGCCGCCCGCGAGCTGGCCAAGCACCCCGGCGGAACGGTCATCCACAACCTGATCACCTCGCAGTCCGTCCCCGAGGTCGTCCGCGAGAACGGCGGGACGCCCGTCCGCACCCGCGTCGGCCACTCCTTCATCAAGGCCGAGATGGCCCGCACGGGTGCGATCTTCGGCGGCGAGCACTCCGCGCACTACTACTTCCGCGACTTCTGGAACGCCGACACCGGCATGCTGGCCGCCCTCCACGTCCTGGCCGCCCTCGGCGGACAGGAGGGCACGCTGTCCGCGCTGGTCGCCGAGTACGACCGCTACGCGGCCTCCGGCGAGATCAACTCCACCGTCGCCGACCAAGCCGCCAGCACCGCCGCCGTACGCGGGGCCTTCGCGTCCCGCGCCGGCGTCACCACCGACGAGCTCGACGGCCTCACCGTCAGCGGCGACGACTGGTGGTTCAACCTCCGGCCGTCCAACACCGAGCCGCTCCTCCGCCTCAACGTCGAGGCGAGGGACGAGGCCACCATGGCCAAGGTCCGCGACGAGGTCCTCTCCCTCGTCCGCGCCTGA
- a CDS encoding Trm112 family protein gives MPLEAGLLSILACPACRAPLGDRTAEETPELVCTGDDCGLAYPVRDGIPVLLVDEARRPD, from the coding sequence ATGCCGCTCGAAGCCGGCCTCCTCTCCATCCTCGCCTGCCCCGCCTGCCGCGCCCCCCTCGGCGACCGGACGGCCGAGGAGACCCCCGAGCTGGTCTGCACCGGCGACGACTGCGGCCTCGCCTACCCGGTGCGGGACGGCATCCCGGTGCTCCTCGTCGACGAGGCCCGCCGCCCGGACTGA
- a CDS encoding DUF3499 domain-containing protein codes for MESRRGPLKSAVPSNVVSPVRRCSRTACGRPAVATLTYVYADSTAVLGPLATYAEPHCYDLCAEHSERLTAPRGWEVVRLSDASGPARPSGDDLEALANAVREAARPQERRARADGKGGPRGGDPVEVGRRGHLRVLRSPDP; via the coding sequence GTGGAGAGTCGTCGCGGCCCGCTCAAGAGTGCGGTACCGTCCAACGTCGTGAGCCCTGTACGTCGCTGTTCGCGCACCGCGTGCGGCCGCCCTGCCGTCGCGACACTGACGTACGTCTATGCCGACTCGACCGCGGTCCTCGGCCCGCTCGCCACCTACGCGGAACCCCACTGCTACGACCTGTGCGCCGAGCACAGCGAGCGCCTCACCGCGCCCCGGGGCTGGGAGGTCGTCCGGCTGTCCGACGCCTCCGGCCCCGCCCGCCCCAGCGGCGACGACCTGGAGGCCCTCGCCAACGCCGTGCGCGAGGCGGCCCGCCCCCAGGAGCGCCGGGCCCGGGCCGACGGCAAGGGCGGCCCCCGCGGCGGCGACCCCGTCGAGGTCGGCCGCCGCGGCCACCTCCGCGTGCTGCGCTCCCCCGACCCCTGA